The genomic interval GCCAAAGAGTTTGGTTACTGGGAAAGCGACGCGCAGTTGATGAAGCGAAATGGCGAGCCGCTGTACGTTTCCATGGTCATCGTGCCGCATAAGGATGAAGATACGGGTGAGCTGTTTTTCTCTTGTATAGCCAGAGATATTTCGGAGCAGAGGATGGTGCAGGAGAAGCTTGTTCGCGCCACACTCGAAGCGGAGGAAGCGAATCAAGCGAAGAGTCGATTCCTGGCGCTCATGAGCCATGAGATACGCACGCCGCTTAATGGCATTATCGGCTTGACGCAATTAATGCGCAAGACAGGGCTTTCTTCGTCACAGAAGGATTATATGGACAAGATGAATACCTCCTCGGAGACGCTGCTGCGAATTATTAATGATATTTTGGATTTCTCCAAAATTGAAGCAGGCAAGGTCGACATCGAACGTCAGCCGTTCCAGCCTGAGGAGCTGATGCACCGGATCACTGATCAATTAAGCGTATTTATGGGCGGTAAAGAGCAGTTTGAATTCATTATTGATACGCCAGAGGAATTGCCGCAAACGATTATTGGCGATGCGCTGCGTCTTGAGCAGGTGCTGCTCAATTTGTGCATGAATGCGATCAAATTCACGAATAGAGGAAAAGTAAGGCTGAAGCTGGAGATAGTGGAGCAGACGGATAAAGGGGTAGACGTGAAGTTTATCATCTCGGATACGGGGATTGGGATGAGCGAGGCTCAGGTCCAGAAGCTCTTTAAACCGTTTACGCAAGCGGATGGATCAACAACACGGAAGTTTGGTGGAACGGGACTTGGCCTTGTCATATCCAAATCATTTGTTGAATTAATGGGAGGCAAGCTGATGGTTTCCAGCAAAGCGCTTGTTGGAAGCGAGTTTTACTTTACGCTGCCATTCACTATTATTCATAAGTATACCGAACCGCGTTTGCAGGTTCATCAGGATTTATTGGAGCAGCCCGTGTGGATCGTAGAGGATGATGACGAGATGCGGGAGCACTGGAGCGATATTGTCGAATCGTTTGGCTTGACGCCTATTCCATTTCACTCTTGGAAAATGGCTAGAGATCGCCTGCGCCGCATTGGAGCTGGCGCTCTGCCGAAGCTTATCGTACTGGATATGGAGATGCCGGATATGTACGGTGCAGAAACCTGGCTTGAATTCCATCGTGATGCGGAACTAGCTGGTGTCAAAACCATTGCTATGACGACCTCTTATGGACGCGACGAAATGATGCAGCTTCCTGCTGAGCAAAGACCGGTAACATTGTTAATTAAGCCTATCATGAGAACGGCTATGCTTCGTGCAATTGAAAGTGTTCTGGATCATAAGGGCACGAATGGGAAGGAACAAGAAATCGAGTCGCTCGTAGCAACGATTCAACAAAATATGACAAATACGCGGATTTTGTTAGCAGAAGACAATAAAATTAATCAGCTGGTAGCAATCGAAATTTTGAAGGAGCGGGGCTACGAGGTCGGCTTAGCTGAGAATGGCGAAGAAGTGCTGATGAAGCTGGGCGAAGAGCGCTGGGATCTTATATTAATGGATATTCATATGCCGATAATGGATGGATCGGAAGCGGTTCGCATCATTCGCACACAAGCTAAATATGATCATATTCCGATTATTGCCGTGACGGCAAACGTGCTTCGCAATGATCACGAGCGTTATTTGAAGCTGGGGATGAACGATGTGGTAACGAAGCCTATTTCCTCCGAACGAATTCATAATGTCATTTCCTATTGGTTGAAGGAAATCAGCGGTTCGGCTATTCAGCCGGTCGTCAAATCTGGCCTAAATGATCGTTCACGTGCATTAGAACCAGCAAATATAGATAGTTTGCCGTCTATTGACGGCATGGACGTTGAAAGCGCACTGGCAAGAGTGAATGGAAAACTGCCGATCTTGCTGCATATGATGGAGCAATTTATGTTTGATTACGATTCATTTGCAGACCAGCTGCGAATGATGATTAAGCAATCGGAGCTAACAATTGTCAAACGAATGGCTCACACACTTAAGGGGGCTGCCGGTTATTTATCTGCTTACGAATTGTTAGAGGCGGCTTGTGAGGTTGAGCGAATCGTGAAGCTGCCGGAGCTTGAATCGGACAATTTGCAAAAAGCTATTATTCAGTTAGAGGTGACGTTAAAGCGGCTTTTGGATGGGCTTCGGAAAGCGAAAGATATATTCGACAATAAAACCTAACAAATTTCTAACAACTTGTTGTTCCTTTAATAACGTTAAGGTATAGTAGAGATACAAAAAATATTCGACAGAAATCTTCAATCCTCAAAAAGGGTGACGACAATGTATAAGGTTTTAGTTATTGAAGATGACGTCATGATGAGTGATATGCTGTCTATGTATTTATCCGAGGAAGGCTATTCTGTCATGCAAGCTTATAGAGCGGATGATGGATTAAGACTCGCATCAGAGTTTAATCCGGACTTGGTGCTGCTTGATTTAATCTTGCCCGATCTGGACGGAATGGAAGTGTGTGCGCTAATTAGAAAGCGCTCTAACGTACCGATTATGATTCTATCCATGAAGAGTGAAGTGTCAGAAAGAGTTCAGGCTTTAAAGGCTGGAGCGGATGATTACATGTGCAAACCATTCAGCATGCACGAAATGACAGCTAGGGTAGAGGCGTTAATTCGTCGATCGAATACGATGCAGACAGAGACAGCGCAGCAGGTTTCAGCAGCAGTGGAAGCGACCGAAGAGGGGGAGCTCATTCAGCTTGATTTTGAGAGACGCCTATTGCTGGTTCGCGGGAAGTTAGTTGAAACAACCTTCTCGGAATATGAGCTGATGAAATTATTTCTTGCACATCCGGGCAAGGTGTTTAGCAGGGAAGAACTTATAAATACGATCCGCGGCTTTGATTCCTTCGTAACAGACCGTGCCATAGACGTACATATCGTCAACCTTCGCAAGAAGATTGAACAGAACCCGAAGGAACCGCGGCTCATTCGAACGGTATGGGGATTCGGCTATAAGTATACCGCTCAGCATACGAGCAAGAATCAAAGCTGAATAAGCTATTATGTAAGAAGAATCACTCTATAACATGGAGTGATTCTTTTTTTTTACCCATTTGCCCAGCAATACTTTGAATATTCGCTGCCATTCTCTTAATTGTAAGGTTGTTAGAACGGGTATTAAATTATCTAACAATGTTCTAAATATTGCTCATTAATTTTTCTAATAGTTGTATGACAAAATGAGTGTATATAACTGAAATGGAAAAGGATGGTGGTCGAACAACATGGATGCGTTGACCGGTTTGCCTTGTCGCAAGGAGGCTTTTGCACAGCTGGAATTGGCCGTAAATGTCGTACGTGCAGCAGGCAAGCGGATGGTGGTGGCGTTGGTGGATTTGGATAAATTTTATCGCTTAAACGAAACCAAAGGAACAGAGTTTGGCAACCATGTACTCCTCATGATGGGGCAGCGTCTGGCTGAGGCTAGAAAGGCTGCTACAACGGTGAGTAGAGTTGGTGGAAACAGATTTATGGTAGCTATGCCTGTAGAACATGATGAATGTCAAAGCATGCAAGCTGTGGAGGCTATCAAAAATGCGATTGAGCGTCCCATCGATATTAACGGAGCGGAGCTATATTTGACCTCGAGTATTGGGGCAACGATATACCCGAAGGATGGACGAACAAGCGAACAGCTCATATGCCGAGCGGAGTCTGCCCTATACCAATCAAAAGAGCAGGGCGGCAATCGAGCAAGATTTTATAATTTGGAAGATACGAATAAGCTTAACCGACGCATCGCTATTGAAGCGGCGTTAAGACCGGCCTTATATTTACAGCAATTTCACCTCAGCTATCAACCAATCTATCGCATGGAGGACGGTAAGCTTAAAGGATTTGAAGCGCTGCTGCGCTGGCAGCATCCTGAGCTTGGCGATATTTCACCTACAGAATTTATACCTATAGCTGAGCATAGCGGTCTCATTGTACCTATTGGAGAATGGGTGCTTAGAGAATCGTGCAAAACGCTCGCGAACATGAGCAAATATGGTTTGAATAGTCTTAATATGTCAATTAATATATCTTCTCTTCAGCTGCAAGATCCGACCTTTTCACAAACGGTGCTGCATGTGTTAAAGGAGTATGAGCTTGCGCCCTCCTCATTTGAGCTTGAAATAACGGAAAGCTGTATGCTTCATACTTCAACTACAGCCATATCTACACTTAGCTGGCTTCGAGCAGCTGGCGTTCGAATCATACTAGACGATTTTGGAACAGGCTTCTCATCCCTCACCAACTTGAATCAATTGCCGATTCATTGCCTTAAGATCGATAAGTCATTCATTAGAAACATTGATCTGCAAAGCGCGGATCGCATTATCGTTGAAGGCATCATTAATCTCGTTCATAAGCTTGGTCTTGAAGTGATTGCCAAGGGTGTAGAGTACAAGGAACAATACGAATTATTAGGCGAATGGGGCTGCAATTATGTACAGGGATTCCTTCTGGGCAAACCACAGGAACCTGACGTGCTTGATATATCCATGATACGACGTTCGGAATACACAGCAAAGAAGATGACTAAAGGAGAACTGTAAAGTGAGTCTATTAAGCAAGCTAAAAAATCTTCGATCGATCAAACCTACGATTCGTATAAAGCTAATGGCGTTATGCTTGTCGCTTCTTTTAATTCCTAGCATTCTAGTTAGTACTTTAAGTTACAATACTGCTGTTAGCGAACTGGACAACGGCGGCGAGAAGCTGCTTCAAAATAGCGTTAGAAGCACCATTGGTTTAATTGCATTGCTCGATACACAGGTGAAAGCAGGAGCGATTGACCGCGCCAAAGCAGAGGAGTTCGTCAAAGTCACTATGCTTGGGCCAAAGAATGAGGCAGGCAAACGGCCTATCAATAAAAGCATTGATCTCGGCGAAAACGGTTATGTTTTTGCATTAGACAAAGACTCACTCACGATTGCCCATCCCACGATGGAGGGCAGCAGTCTTGCTGGACTTAAGTACAGCGATGGAGAACCAGTGCTCGATTCTGAATGGGGTCTCCCTGTTTCGGATGCCTTCATGAAGAAAGCGGAGTCGGGGGGCGGTTTTGTTTATTATACTTGGGCGCTTCCGGGTACAGAGAATGAACTGGCATCGAAAATTACTTACTTAGAGAAGGACCCTCACTGGGGCTGGATTATTGCCTCTGGTACATATATGCAGGATTTTAATAAAGGCGCTGAACAGATTGTGACGGTGACAATCGTTACCTTATTAATTACGATAGCTGTCGGTATGGCAGCGACAATACTCTTTACGATCCGCATGACACGGCCAATCAAGCAGGTTTCTGCGCTTTCGATGGAGGTTGCAAAAGGCAATCTTCAAATAGAACCAATTATTTGCCATTACCGAGATGAGACAGGTGTACTTGCTGTAAGCTTTAATGAAATGGTAAAGCAGCTTAAAACGCTTGTGCACG from Paenibacillus sp. FSL K6-3182 carries:
- a CDS encoding response regulator, whose product is MSLRTKGLILIVLISFFPLLIAGVGNYSAVKDAMLKSEIEKTSSMQNKRANELASWMAIRKAEVIVMSRTEVVRFGTDEERLHYFGRELVRGGFIYHSIGYIDESGISMRTDGMRRDMSMESFFQAAITGRVVITDPFKPSFSDATQSFIVVPVYGGTNEIKGVVYASIAMATLRPFIEFTGDQTIIRLFNDEGGIIYSSDNQEIISKGLFHEKSSLSPIAEKMLGSYEGVSKINIAGRAYAVFHTKVSETPWRFALQEPMSKLEEEVKPIFWRIFTTIAVSEVIIVIFFFLYFERIVKRLERILGVTEQAAAGSFEAEHLEVEPYDEIGQLGHSVNGMMEHLQEMFDRLEAIINQNQYAFIVLDDQYKVTYLNKTAEEMLGYKTSELAGSATPLLFMDLDEVRLEAEKLTEQLGRTVQPGLEVFKELRSASFSYEREWTFIHKNGTRIPTLHSSNGLRDRNGRFSGVVGMVLDISDRKHVEKARNRLLDIVESAKDLIASVSSRGKLVYMNGAGREMLGLQSNADQVHMVEEYSHPEMYSELVRGAALAKEFGYWESDAQLMKRNGEPLYVSMVIVPHKDEDTGELFFSCIARDISEQRMVQEKLVRATLEAEEANQAKSRFLALMSHEIRTPLNGIIGLTQLMRKTGLSSSQKDYMDKMNTSSETLLRIINDILDFSKIEAGKVDIERQPFQPEELMHRITDQLSVFMGGKEQFEFIIDTPEELPQTIIGDALRLEQVLLNLCMNAIKFTNRGKVRLKLEIVEQTDKGVDVKFIISDTGIGMSEAQVQKLFKPFTQADGSTTRKFGGTGLGLVISKSFVELMGGKLMVSSKALVGSEFYFTLPFTIIHKYTEPRLQVHQDLLEQPVWIVEDDDEMREHWSDIVESFGLTPIPFHSWKMARDRLRRIGAGALPKLIVLDMEMPDMYGAETWLEFHRDAELAGVKTIAMTTSYGRDEMMQLPAEQRPVTLLIKPIMRTAMLRAIESVLDHKGTNGKEQEIESLVATIQQNMTNTRILLAEDNKINQLVAIEILKERGYEVGLAENGEEVLMKLGEERWDLILMDIHMPIMDGSEAVRIIRTQAKYDHIPIIAVTANVLRNDHERYLKLGMNDVVTKPISSERIHNVISYWLKEISGSAIQPVVKSGLNDRSRALEPANIDSLPSIDGMDVESALARVNGKLPILLHMMEQFMFDYDSFADQLRMMIKQSELTIVKRMAHTLKGAAGYLSAYELLEAACEVERIVKLPELESDNLQKAIIQLEVTLKRLLDGLRKAKDIFDNKT
- a CDS encoding response regulator transcription factor; the protein is MYKVLVIEDDVMMSDMLSMYLSEEGYSVMQAYRADDGLRLASEFNPDLVLLDLILPDLDGMEVCALIRKRSNVPIMILSMKSEVSERVQALKAGADDYMCKPFSMHEMTARVEALIRRSNTMQTETAQQVSAAVEATEEGELIQLDFERRLLLVRGKLVETTFSEYELMKLFLAHPGKVFSREELINTIRGFDSFVTDRAIDVHIVNLRKKIEQNPKEPRLIRTVWGFGYKYTAQHTSKNQS
- a CDS encoding bifunctional diguanylate cyclase/phosphodiesterase; protein product: MDALTGLPCRKEAFAQLELAVNVVRAAGKRMVVALVDLDKFYRLNETKGTEFGNHVLLMMGQRLAEARKAATTVSRVGGNRFMVAMPVEHDECQSMQAVEAIKNAIERPIDINGAELYLTSSIGATIYPKDGRTSEQLICRAESALYQSKEQGGNRARFYNLEDTNKLNRRIAIEAALRPALYLQQFHLSYQPIYRMEDGKLKGFEALLRWQHPELGDISPTEFIPIAEHSGLIVPIGEWVLRESCKTLANMSKYGLNSLNMSINISSLQLQDPTFSQTVLHVLKEYELAPSSFELEITESCMLHTSTTAISTLSWLRAAGVRIILDDFGTGFSSLTNLNQLPIHCLKIDKSFIRNIDLQSADRIIVEGIINLVHKLGLEVIAKGVEYKEQYELLGEWGCNYVQGFLLGKPQEPDVLDISMIRRSEYTAKKMTKGEL